AAACATCGTTTGAATGTACGTGTTACCCGTTAAATCTTTGCGATTCCTTGTAAAATCAtcgttcttcctttttccagTATTCTGTCTCAACGTGGTTCCTTACCATTTTGTGTTTATGAGCTTAACCTGGGCATGTGAGAGCCTGTATGCTGAGATAAATGTTTTATCACAACTGCTGTATACGGTCGATATGAATAAGGCATCAAATTCGATCAAAATACGAGTTACGCAACTAATGCTTCTGCTAGACTATAAAGTGTTTTCCTTCTACACGTTCGGCATATGCCGTGTATCGTACAGACTTATTGTTCAGGTTCGTCGAATATTGTTTTCGGTCCGATAGaaagtaaaattatttgtctCTCATTTCAGTATGTCATCTCCGGAGTTACAAAAGTTTCGTTTATTGCACAAATTATGAAGGACTTCTATACCGGCATGAGGTTTGATGCCAAAGTCTATTGAATATACAGGGTACGTGGTAGAAAAGGTTTTGGTAGGATTTTTATTGATAAGAACCCTGCTGTTGCATAAACAATACGAAACCTCATTACTCAAGAGAGCTCGAAGAGATTGCTCGGAAATCTGGAAATCTCGGAACAGAAATGTCATCAAGTTGTCCATCCCGATTCGTCAATTTCTCCCATAGTGAATTGTTGTGCCGTCCGCGCTCACTGACAGTTCAAATGCGTATTCGGGTGAAAAGTTATTTTGCGTAAATAAAAATCTGTCGAACGGATGGTGAGTCACGAAATTTTGTTTGCGCGTATTTTTAAGCGTATTTTGCTGCTCATCATCCGTAGAGAAAAGGGTGTACAAGACTTGTTTTATTCTTTGTGTTGCTTAAGTTCAACTACCTTCATTCATCCGTGTTTGTGCTACAACGAATAGtttcatcaaaacaaatcagaaaaaaacctttgtaAATACAAAGGTATTACGCGACAAAAGACCACCGAAAGATTTTCAGCGTTTTGAGCAGTTTTAGCGGATTTTCCAAAGCAAGTCCTCCAAATAGTAACGTTTATCCCGGCCTAATGGTAAGTAGAACATCATGAAGCAACGACAAAACGAAATGTCCTTTGCGCAAATGCGCTTTCGGTGCACATGGAAAGTTCTTTGTTCTACGAACTCTTCCAAAGACGGTCAGATGCATCAGCTGATAGTGTGCTAGGTCGGTGTGATCatcatgtttatttataattctCTTTCCAGCACGGCTTCAGTAGCATGTTTAACAAAAAGCAAGACACCAGCGATACAAGACGAATACCGCACGGTTCGGCAACCAGCAGTGCCTCGCAGGCTAATGGGACAATCCGGCCAGCTTACGTCATTGAGCGGTACGCCGCGTACTATCCGATGAACCATAAACGGCGAGGCATGGCATTGGTGTTCTCGCACAACAAGTACAATGTGCCGCATGTGCCGCTACCAGTACGCGAAGGCAGTGCCGTAGATTGCAAACGACTGAAAGAAACGTTAGAATTATTCCGGTTCGAGGTGAAAGTTTATCAGGATTTTAAGCTGGAGGAAATCAAAGCTGTTGTGGAGGATGGTAAGTACGCGACTAAAACCTTATGCTTTATACAATTTGGTTTGTAATTTTCTCTTCCAATGTCTTATAGTTTCTGCAATGGATCACAAGGATAACGACTGCATCCTAATCGCGGTGCTAACACACGGCGATGAAGGTGATTACTTGTACGCACACGATGCTTCGTACGGTCTCTCTACCATCTGGAGTCACTTCACTGCCGATAAT
This Anopheles marshallii chromosome 3, idAnoMarsDA_429_01, whole genome shotgun sequence DNA region includes the following protein-coding sequences:
- the LOC128716384 gene encoding caspase-like, producing MHQLIHGFSSMFNKKQDTSDTRRIPHGSATSSASQANGTIRPAYVIERYAAYYPMNHKRRGMALVFSHNKYNVPHVPLPVREGSAVDCKRLKETLELFRFEVKVYQDFKLEEIKAVVEDVSAMDHKDNDCILIAVLTHGDEGDYLYAHDASYGLSTIWSHFTADNCPSLAGRPKIFIVQACRGNKLDNGVKVQKDGVARYSIPTHADFLFAYATIPGFMAFRNTTEGSWFINELCKEMQENGHKYDLVTLLTFVTQKVAYDHESVSNLPEYNMRKQTPCVVSMLTRLLLFNQV